The following DNA comes from Microbacterium terregens.
CGCGAGCTGGACGAAGGACGCCCGTTGCCGTCGATCCAGCCCTGGTTCGTACGCGAGAACAAGTGGCGAGCCGCGCGCTACGGCCTCGACGCGCGGATCATCGTGGACAGCGAGGGCACGCAGCGTCCGGTCCGCGATCATCTCCGCGAGACGATGGCACAGCTCGAGGATGTCGCGGCGGAACTCAAATGCGCGCGCGAGTTCGCGGGCCTGGAGACGATCATGACGCAGGGTGCCAGCTACGCCCGTCAGGAGTTGGTGGCCGATGCCGCGGACGGAGACCTTCGAGAGGTCGTGCAGCATCTGATCCGCGAGTTCCGCGCCGGTCCCACCCTGCGCGAGCACCTCGCGTCGCTCGGCCACTGAGCACCGGGGCGCCTACCCGGAGCGGGGATGCCGCGGAGGGGGACTCAGCCGCGACCGAGGAGCTTCTGCAGCTCGGCCAGCTCGGCTTCGCTGGGCGCACCCTTGGCTGCCCCGAGACCGAACCCCGAACCGCTGGGCGCCGCGGGGACGGATGCCGCAATGCCGGCGTTCTCGGCGGCGCGCTTGGCCGGGTTTCCCGACCGCGACCCCTTCGCCTTCTGCTGCTTGCCCCGCTTCGTCGACGCGCCCGGACGAGTGCCCGGAATCGGGCCCATGCCGGGGATGTTGGGCGTTCCGCCGCGGGCGACGGTCTTCATCATCTTGGCGGCCTGCTCGAACCGGTTGACCAGCGCATTGACATCGGTCACGGTCATTCCTGAGCCGCGTGCGATGCGCAGGCGGCGCGATCCGTTCAGCACCTTGGGGTTGCGGCGCTCTGTGGGCGTCATCGAGCGGATGATCGCCTCGGTGCGGTCCAGGTCCTTCTCGTCGAAGTCCTCGAGCTGCTGCTTCATCGAGCCCATGCCGGGGAGCATCCCCAGCATCTTCTTCATCGAGCCCATCTTCTTCAGCTGCTGCATCTGATCGAGGAAGTCCTCGAGCGTGAAGCTGTCGGTCGCGAGCTTCTCTGCCATCTTCATGGCTTCGGTCTCGTCGAAGGCCTGCTGAGCCTGCTCGATGAGGGTCAGGATGTCGCCGAGGTCGAGGATCCGCGAGGCCATACGGTCGGGGTGGAACGGCTCGAGGTCGTCCAGTCCCTCACCCGTGGACGCGTAGATGATGGGGCGTCCGGTCACCGAAGCCACCGACAGCGCTGCGCCGCCCCGCGAGTCGCCGTCCAGCTTGGAGAGCACGACGCCGGTGAAGTCCACGCCCTCCTGGAAGGCCTTGGCCGTGTTGACGGCATCCTGACCGGTCAGCGCGTCGATGACGAACAGGACCTCGTCGGGATCGGTGGCCTTGCGGATGTCGGATGCCTGCTTCATCATCTCCGCGTCCACGCCGAGGCGTCCCGCGGTGTCGATGATGACGACGTCGTGCTGCTGACGCCGTGCGACCTCGACGCCGTCGCGGGCGACCTTCACGGGGTCGCCGACGCCGTTGCCGGGCTCGGGGGCGTAGATCGCGGCGCCGGCCTGGCCGGCGACGACCTGAAGCTGGTTCACCGCGTTCGGTCGCTGCAGGTCTGCCGCGATCAGCAGCGGCGTGTGCCCGTCCTTCTCCAGCAGCTTGGCGAGCTTGCCGGCGAAGGTCGTCTTGCCCGAGCCCTGAAGGCCGGCGAGCATGATGATCGTCGGCGGCGTCTTCGCGAACTGCAGGCGGCGCTGCTGACCACCGAGGATCGCGACGAGCTCCTCATTGACGATCTGCACGACCTGCTGGGCGGGGTTGAGCGCCTTGCTGACCTCATCGCCCAGCGCGCGCTCGCGTACCTTCGCGGTGAAGTCCTTCACCACGGGCAGCGCGACATCCGCGTCCAGCAGGGCGCGGCGGATCTCCCGGACCGTTCCGTCCACGTCCGCGGGCGTCAGCTTGCCCTTGGTGCGGAGGTTGCGGAAGGTATCGGTGAGGCGATCTGAGAGCGTGCCGAAGGTTGCCATAGTGCTCCAAGTTTACGTGAGCGGATCGTCCGCTCAGTCTTCGCCGAGCTCCTGGAAGATCGTGAGCTGCAGGTCGGCCGGCGCGCGCAGGCGCGCGTTGATCGAGCGCCACGGCGTCTCACGAGCGGATGCCTCGACCCGAGCACCGGCCCGCACGAGCCGCTGCACGGTGGCGGGGGTGTCCTCGACCTCGAACGCGACGCGGATCCGAGCGCTGGAACCGCCATCGGTCTCGACCCGATCGATCAGGGAGACCTGGCCCGGGTTGGCCAGCTCCAGGGTCGCCTCGCCCGCGCCGAGGATGACCACGCGGGCGTCGCCGTCTCCCTCGTAGGACTCTCGCTCGGGCAGGCCCAGCTCGTCGCGGTAGAACCGGACCGCGGAGTCGAAGTCGGGAGCCTGGACCACGACGCGCAGCTGACGCACCGTCGACGATGCCTCCGCAGCAACGCTGTGCACCGCACCGAGAGCCGCGTCGAGCATACGAGGCAGGGGCGTGCGCCCCGCACCGTCCTCAGCCCACGCGTCCAGGGCCGCGAGCACGGCGCCCGCGAACGCGGCGCCGATCACGTCGGCGCGCAGCCGATCTGCGCCCCCGCGCCGCAGCCGCTCGGACACGGCGCGCGCGATCCGCGACCGGCGCAACGAGGCCTCCCGTTCCAGCTCGTCGACCAGTCCCATCGCGGCTGCGTTCACGAGCGCCAGGGCGAGGCTGTCCGGCGCGAAGTCCGCGGCGATGGCCGCGGTCGCCGCGCGCACGTCGGCCCCGGCATCCGTCGTCTGATCCTCCGCGAGGCGCTGCTGCAGCTGTGCGATGCGTTCGTCCAGACCCGCCCACAGGATGTCGCCTTTGGAGGCGAAGTAGTTGAAGAAGCTGGAGCGGCTGACGCCCGCGCGCTGGGCGATGTCTGCGATCGACGTCGCTTCGTACCCCTGCTCGAGGAACAGTTCGCACGCGGCTTCGGCGAGAGTCTCTCGAGAAGAGGCGCGGGGCCGGCCGGTTCGCGAATCGGCATTCATGACCCCACCTTACGGTTGCCGCGCGCATAGTATTTGTACCGAGTACAACAACACTCGCGAAGGGACCCCTCGTGCTCGAGATCATTTCCGCCGGCCTTGCTCCGGATTACGTGCCCTATCACGACGGGTGGGAGCTGCAACGGCGGATCCACGCCGATGTGCTCTGCGGTGACCGACCCGACACGCTGCTCCTGCTCGAGCATGAGGCCGTCTACACAGCCGGCAGGCGAACCGAGCCGCAGGAACGACCGAGCGATGGCACGCCGGTCATCGACGTCGACCGCGGCGGCAAGATCACGTGGCACGGCCCGGGGCAGCTCGTCGGGTACCCGATCGTGCGCCTGCCCGAGCCGGTCGACGTGGTCGCCCACGTCCGTCGCCTCGAGCGACTGCTGATCGACGCCCTGCGGGAGCACGGGGTGTCGGGATACCGCATCGAGGGCCGCAGCGGCGTGTGGGTACGGCGGCCGCTGTCAGAGGACAAGGTCGCGGCGATCGGCGTCCGCGTGGAGAAGGGCGTCACCATGCACGGCTTCGCGGTCAATTGCGACAACACTCTCGCCGGGTTCCGCGCCATCATCCCGTGCGGGATCACCGACGCCGGGGTCACCACCGTCAGCGAGGTGGTCGCGCGGGATGTCGCGCCCGCAGACCTGATCGACTCGATCGTCTCCGTCTTCGAAGCCGAGTACGCCGGGGTACCGGCGTGAGCGGCTGCGCGACCGGAAGCACGGCATCCACTCCCGCCGCCGCGCCCGGCGGCCGCAAGCTGCTCCGGCTCGAGGTGCGCAATGCGCAGACACCCATCGAGCGGAAACCGGAGTGGATCAAGACCCGCGCGAAGATGGGTCCCGAGTACACGGCGCTGCACTCCCTGGTCAAGGAGGAAGGCCTGCACACGGTGTGTCAGGAGGCCGGCTGCCCCAACATCTACGAATGCTGGGAGGATCGCGAGGCGACGTTCCTGATCGGCGGATCGCAGTGCACGCGACGCTGCGATTTCTGCCAGATCGACACCGGCAAGCCCGCCGACTACGACACGGACGAGCCGCGCCGGGTGGCCGAGAGCGTGCAGAAGATGCGGTTGCGCTACGCCACGGTGACCGGCGTCGCGCGCGACGATCTGCCGGACGAGGGCGCGTGGCTGCACGCCGAGACGGTGCGCCGCATCCACGCCGACAACCCCGGCACCGGCGTCGAGATCCTCGCGACGGACTTCTCGGGCAATCCCGATCTGCTGCGGACCGTGTTCGAATCGCGGCCGGAGGTGTTCGCGCACAACGTCGAGACGGTGCCGCGCATCTTCAAGCGCATCCGACCGGCGTTCCGCTACGAGCGCTCGTTGGACGTTCTCACGCGGGCCCGCGAGTTCGGACTCATCACCAAGTCGAACCTGATCCTGGGTATGGGCGAGGAGCCCGCCGAGGTCGTACAGGCGCTGCAGGACCTGCATGATGCGGGGACCGACATCATCACGATCACGCAGTACCTGCGCCCGTCGCCCCGCCACCTGCCCGTGGACCGGTGGGTCAAGCCCGCGGAGTTCGTCCAGTTCAAGGAGGAGGCGGAGCGGATCGGCTTCCTCGGTGTCCTGGCCGGCCCGCTGGTGCGCTCGTCGTATCGTGCGGGACGCCTGTGGGCGCAGTCGATGATCTCGAAGGGGCGCGACATCCCCCAGGGCCTCTCGCACCTGGCGCAGGACATCGCGCACGAGGGCCTGACGTTCTCCCAGGCGGTGTGAGGCGGGTTGCGCGGACACCCTCGCGGGGCTACGCGGCGATGTGCGGGAACACCCAGCTGCCGTCGAGCACCTCAGGACGGGGCCGATACAGCCGAACCAGATAGTTCCACCCCTCGGTGACCGGGATGGCGTTGGGAACGTCCCGCGGGTAGTCGCCGAACCGCACCGTCGTGGACCCGTCCGCGTTCTTCACTCCCGTGATGTTGTTCGCGGTGTGGGCCTCGCGCTCGTTGGGCTCGAAGTACCCCTTCGCGTTGTACACCGAGATCGACCAGAACCCGTCGACGGGGACAACCATCGCCGACAGATATCGGTCGCCATGCTCAGGCAGAGTGAGCGTCGCTCCCCGACGGACGTCGACGACCGCGAAGCTGTACAGCGTGTCCCGGTTGAGCCGGATCACGGTCTGCTCGTCGATCGCGGCAGGCTTGC
Coding sequences within:
- the lipB gene encoding lipoyl(octanoyl) transferase LipB translates to MLEIISAGLAPDYVPYHDGWELQRRIHADVLCGDRPDTLLLLEHEAVYTAGRRTEPQERPSDGTPVIDVDRGGKITWHGPGQLVGYPIVRLPEPVDVVAHVRRLERLLIDALREHGVSGYRIEGRSGVWVRRPLSEDKVAAIGVRVEKGVTMHGFAVNCDNTLAGFRAIIPCGITDAGVTTVSEVVARDVAPADLIDSIVSVFEAEYAGVPA
- the ffh gene encoding signal recognition particle protein, with product MATFGTLSDRLTDTFRNLRTKGKLTPADVDGTVREIRRALLDADVALPVVKDFTAKVRERALGDEVSKALNPAQQVVQIVNEELVAILGGQQRRLQFAKTPPTIIMLAGLQGSGKTTFAGKLAKLLEKDGHTPLLIAADLQRPNAVNQLQVVAGQAGAAIYAPEPGNGVGDPVKVARDGVEVARRQQHDVVIIDTAGRLGVDAEMMKQASDIRKATDPDEVLFVIDALTGQDAVNTAKAFQEGVDFTGVVLSKLDGDSRGGAALSVASVTGRPIIYASTGEGLDDLEPFHPDRMASRILDLGDILTLIEQAQQAFDETEAMKMAEKLATDSFTLEDFLDQMQQLKKMGSMKKMLGMLPGMGSMKQQLEDFDEKDLDRTEAIIRSMTPTERRNPKVLNGSRRLRIARGSGMTVTDVNALVNRFEQAAKMMKTVARGGTPNIPGMGPIPGTRPGASTKRGKQQKAKGSRSGNPAKRAAENAGIAASVPAAPSGSGFGLGAAKGAPSEAELAELQKLLGRG
- the lipA gene encoding lipoyl synthase — its product is MSGCATGSTASTPAAAPGGRKLLRLEVRNAQTPIERKPEWIKTRAKMGPEYTALHSLVKEEGLHTVCQEAGCPNIYECWEDREATFLIGGSQCTRRCDFCQIDTGKPADYDTDEPRRVAESVQKMRLRYATVTGVARDDLPDEGAWLHAETVRRIHADNPGTGVEILATDFSGNPDLLRTVFESRPEVFAHNVETVPRIFKRIRPAFRYERSLDVLTRAREFGLITKSNLILGMGEEPAEVVQALQDLHDAGTDIITITQYLRPSPRHLPVDRWVKPAEFVQFKEEAERIGFLGVLAGPLVRSSYRAGRLWAQSMISKGRDIPQGLSHLAQDIAHEGLTFSQAV
- a CDS encoding TetR family transcriptional regulator; the protein is MNADSRTGRPRASSRETLAEAACELFLEQGYEATSIADIAQRAGVSRSSFFNYFASKGDILWAGLDERIAQLQQRLAEDQTTDAGADVRAATAAIAADFAPDSLALALVNAAAMGLVDELEREASLRRSRIARAVSERLRRGGADRLRADVIGAAFAGAVLAALDAWAEDGAGRTPLPRMLDAALGAVHSVAAEASSTVRQLRVVVQAPDFDSAVRFYRDELGLPERESYEGDGDARVVILGAGEATLELANPGQVSLIDRVETDGGSSARIRVAFEVEDTPATVQRLVRAGARVEASARETPWRSINARLRAPADLQLTIFQELGED
- a CDS encoding DUF1214 domain-containing protein, yielding MSTPVNADNFARAETDRMFRELQDSAGGVNRFLHNRKPAAIDEQTVIRLNRDTLYSFAVVDVRRGATLTLPEHGDRYLSAMVVPVDGFWSISVYNAKGYFEPNEREAHTANNITGVKNADGSTTVRFGDYPRDVPNAIPVTEGWNYLVRLYRPRPEVLDGSWVFPHIAA